In Eubalaena glacialis isolate mEubGla1 chromosome 12, mEubGla1.1.hap2.+ XY, whole genome shotgun sequence, a single window of DNA contains:
- the LOC133102645 gene encoding uncharacterized protein LOC133102645 translates to MRHPQAPAPNEEQKWVLTPSHASPHPCQHPASPSSDLGCLPRRPGDQLPELPAPPPPTESPNASRPNTPAPGRFPGDVPAQKADAAAEPALPASARLISGPSSLLWARLYTGGL, encoded by the exons ATGAGGCATCCCCAGGCCCCTGCACCAAATGAAGAGCAGAAGTGGGTGTTGACCCCCTCCCACGCCAgtccccacccctgccagcaCCCGGCCTCACCCAGCTCCGACCTCGGCTGTCTACCTCGCAGACCTGGAGACCAGCTCCCTGAACTGcctgcccctccacccccaacagAATCCCCAAATGCTTCACGTCCAAACACCCCCGCGCCTGGAC GCTTCCCCGGGGATGTCCCTGCCCAGAAGGCGGACGCGGCTGCAGAACCGGCTCTTCCAGCCTCGGCCCGGTTGATATCGGGGCCGTCATCCTTGCTGTGGGCCCGCCTGTACACTGGGGGGCTTTAG